A genomic segment from Streptomyces antibioticus encodes:
- the ribH gene encoding 6,7-dimethyl-8-ribityllumazine synthase, which yields MSGKGAPELSVRNVGDLRVAVIAAQWHEKVMDGLVDGALRALHDLGIDEPTLLRVPGSWELPVVAKALAGRGYDAIVALGVVIRGGTPHFEYVCQGVTQGLTQVSVDTGVPVGNGVLTCDTEEQALDRAGLEGSNEDKGHEAVTAAVATAATLRSVSEPWH from the coding sequence GTGAGCGGCAAGGGCGCACCGGAACTGTCCGTACGCAATGTGGGTGACCTGCGGGTCGCCGTCATCGCGGCCCAGTGGCACGAGAAGGTGATGGACGGACTGGTCGACGGCGCCCTGCGCGCCCTGCACGACCTGGGCATCGACGAGCCGACCCTGCTCCGGGTCCCCGGAAGCTGGGAACTGCCGGTCGTCGCCAAGGCGCTGGCCGGCCGCGGCTACGACGCGATCGTCGCCCTCGGGGTCGTCATCCGCGGCGGCACCCCCCACTTCGAGTACGTGTGCCAGGGCGTCACCCAGGGCCTCACCCAGGTCTCCGTCGACACCGGCGTCCCCGTCGGCAACGGCGTCCTCACCTGTGACACCGAGGAGCAGGCCCTCGACCGGGCCGGTCTGGAGGGCTCCAACGAGGACAAGGGACACGAGGCGGTGACGGCGGCGGTGGCGACCGCGGCCACCCTGCGTTCAGTATCCGAACCCTGGCACTGA
- a CDS encoding bifunctional 3,4-dihydroxy-2-butanone-4-phosphate synthase/GTP cyclohydrolase II: protein MSTAPILYSTDGPEDLALDPVEQAIADIAAGRPVVVVDDEDRENEGDLVIAAEKATPEIVAFMMSECRGLICAPMEADELERLKLPQMVDDNTESMKTAFTVSVDASAAHGVTTGISAADRATTLRLLAAGTTDADDFVRPGHIFPLRAKPGGVLTRNGHTEAAVDLARLAGLRPAGAIVEIAGEDGRMLRLPELIPFARKHGLTIISIEDLIAYRRDAEPTVRREAETRLPTVHGTFTAYGYRSTVDGVEHVALVHGEIGDGEDVLVRLHSECLTGDIFASQRCDCGPQLDASLERIQSEGRGVVVYLRGHEGRGIGLLSKLRAYELQEQGHDTLDANLELGLPADARDYGAGARILADLGVRSVRLLTNNPEKSDALVRHGIEVAAREPMPVQAGEHNIRYLRTKRDRMGHDLPWLDAAPVSPCGNQ, encoded by the coding sequence ATGAGCACGGCACCGATCCTGTACAGCACCGACGGCCCCGAGGACCTCGCGCTCGACCCCGTCGAGCAGGCCATCGCCGACATCGCCGCCGGCCGCCCGGTCGTCGTGGTCGACGACGAGGACCGCGAGAACGAGGGCGACCTCGTCATCGCCGCCGAGAAGGCCACCCCCGAGATCGTCGCCTTCATGATGAGCGAGTGCCGCGGCCTGATCTGCGCCCCCATGGAGGCCGACGAACTGGAGCGGCTGAAGCTCCCGCAGATGGTCGACGACAACACCGAGTCGATGAAGACCGCCTTCACCGTCTCCGTCGACGCCTCCGCCGCCCACGGCGTCACCACCGGCATCTCCGCCGCCGACCGCGCCACCACGCTCCGGCTGCTGGCCGCCGGCACCACGGACGCCGACGACTTCGTCCGCCCCGGCCACATCTTCCCGCTGCGGGCCAAGCCCGGCGGCGTCCTCACCCGCAACGGCCACACCGAGGCGGCCGTCGACCTCGCCCGGCTCGCCGGACTGCGCCCGGCCGGCGCGATCGTCGAGATCGCCGGCGAGGACGGCCGGATGCTCCGGCTGCCCGAACTGATCCCGTTCGCCCGCAAGCACGGTCTGACGATCATCTCCATCGAGGACCTGATCGCCTACCGCCGCGACGCCGAGCCGACCGTCCGCCGCGAGGCCGAGACCCGGCTGCCCACCGTCCACGGCACCTTCACCGCCTACGGCTACCGCTCCACCGTCGACGGCGTCGAGCACGTCGCCCTGGTCCACGGCGAGATCGGGGACGGCGAGGACGTCCTCGTCCGGCTCCACTCCGAATGCCTCACCGGCGACATCTTCGCCTCCCAGCGCTGCGACTGCGGCCCCCAGCTCGACGCGTCCCTGGAGCGCATCCAGAGCGAGGGCCGGGGCGTCGTCGTCTATCTGCGCGGACACGAGGGCCGCGGCATCGGACTGCTGTCCAAGCTGCGCGCCTACGAACTCCAGGAACAGGGCCACGACACCCTGGACGCCAACCTGGAGCTGGGCCTGCCCGCCGACGCCCGCGACTACGGCGCCGGCGCGCGGATCCTCGCCGACCTGGGCGTGCGCAGCGTCCGCCTGCTGACCAACAACCCCGAGAAGAGCGACGCGCTCGTCCGGCACGGCATCGAGGTCGCCGCCCGCGAACCCATGCCCGTCCAGGCGGGCGAGCACAACATCCGCTACCTGCGCACCAAGCGGGACCGGATGGGCCACGACCTGCCCTGGCTGGACGCGGCCCCCGTGTCCCCCTGCGGCAACCAGTAA
- a CDS encoding riboflavin synthase → MFTGIVEELGEVTAVENLGDASRFRLRGPVVTDGAKHGDSIAVNGVCLTVVEHEGDEFTADVMAETLDRSSLGALGVGSRVNLERPTAVGDRLGGHIVQGHVDGTGEILARTPSENWEIVKISLPAGLARYVVEKGSITVDGISLTVVEAGAEHFTVSLIPTTLALTTLGLKQPGDPVNLEVDIVAKYVERLLATTGGAQR, encoded by the coding sequence GTGTTCACCGGAATCGTCGAAGAGCTGGGTGAGGTCACCGCCGTCGAGAATCTCGGCGACGCCTCCCGCTTCCGGCTGCGCGGCCCCGTCGTGACCGACGGCGCGAAGCACGGCGACTCCATCGCCGTGAACGGCGTGTGTCTCACCGTCGTCGAGCACGAGGGTGACGAGTTCACCGCCGACGTCATGGCCGAGACCCTCGACCGCTCCAGCCTCGGCGCCCTCGGCGTCGGCTCCCGCGTCAACCTCGAACGCCCCACCGCCGTCGGCGACCGCCTCGGCGGACACATCGTCCAGGGCCATGTCGACGGCACCGGCGAGATCCTGGCCCGCACCCCCTCCGAGAACTGGGAGATCGTCAAGATCTCCCTCCCCGCCGGCCTCGCCCGGTACGTCGTGGAGAAGGGCTCCATCACCGTCGACGGCATCAGCCTCACCGTCGTCGAGGCCGGCGCCGAGCACTTCACCGTCAGCCTCATCCCCACCACCCTCGCCCTGACCACGCTCGGCCTCAAGCAGCCCGGCGACCCGGTCAACCTCGAGGTGGACATCGTCGCCAAGTACGTCGAGCGGCTGCTCGCCACCACCGGGGGAGCGCAGCGGTGA
- a CDS encoding SDR family oxidoreductase, whose product MSTILVTGGTGTLGRLVTELLRADGHEVRVLSRHSEPYAVDLTKGGPGLDAAVAGVDTIVHCASSPRGDDERAAELLIEAARTAGVGHLVYISIVGVDQVPFGYYRSKLAVEKLVESSGLGWTVLRATQFHDLLLQLFEALAKVPVLLLPAGVSDQPVEVAEVARRLAELAVGDPAGRVADLGGPEVRTLESLARDYLRASGKRSRPVVNVPLWGAAYRQFRAGGHLAPEHAVGKGTFEEYLAARSRR is encoded by the coding sequence ATGAGCACGATCCTGGTGACCGGCGGTACCGGAACCCTCGGCAGGCTCGTGACCGAGCTGCTGCGCGCGGACGGGCACGAGGTGCGGGTGCTGAGCCGGCACTCCGAGCCGTACGCGGTGGATCTGACGAAGGGCGGGCCGGGGCTGGACGCGGCCGTGGCGGGCGTGGACACGATCGTGCACTGCGCGTCCAGCCCGCGCGGCGACGACGAGCGCGCGGCCGAGCTGCTGATCGAGGCGGCCCGGACGGCGGGCGTCGGCCATCTGGTCTACATCTCGATCGTCGGCGTGGACCAGGTGCCGTTCGGCTACTACCGCAGCAAGCTCGCCGTGGAGAAGCTGGTGGAGTCCTCGGGGCTGGGCTGGACGGTGCTGCGCGCGACCCAGTTCCACGATCTGCTGCTCCAGTTGTTCGAGGCGCTGGCGAAGGTGCCAGTGCTGCTGCTTCCGGCGGGGGTGAGCGACCAGCCGGTGGAGGTCGCCGAGGTGGCCCGGCGGCTCGCGGAGCTGGCGGTGGGCGATCCGGCGGGGCGGGTGGCGGACCTGGGCGGACCCGAGGTGCGCACGCTGGAGTCGCTGGCCCGTGACTATCTCAGGGCGAGCGGCAAGCGGAGCCGTCCGGTGGTCAACGTGCCGCTGTGGGGCGCGGCCTACCGCCAGTTCCGCGCGGGCGGCCACCTGGCGCCGGAGCACGCGGTGGGCAAGGGGACCTTCGAGGAGTACCTGGCGGCGCGCAGCCGCCGTTGA
- a CDS encoding PH domain-containing protein produces the protein MSDLPTLPVTFRPGRTRAVLLSAGVVIFLVISAVALLLEQLGPGEKLSFVLTGALIFWVLARFARVSVLADDSGVTVVNIAGRRRLDWAEILRVNLRTGDAWVFLDLSDGTSLPALGIQPGIDRKQAIADARALRALVEARSIRDPESAPGPDQGRPDQDQG, from the coding sequence ATGTCCGACCTGCCCACCCTCCCCGTCACCTTCCGGCCGGGCCGCACCCGCGCGGTGCTGCTCTCGGCCGGAGTGGTGATCTTCCTCGTCATCTCCGCCGTCGCCCTGCTCCTGGAGCAGCTCGGCCCGGGCGAGAAGCTCAGCTTCGTGCTGACCGGCGCCCTGATCTTCTGGGTGCTGGCCCGGTTCGCCCGGGTGAGCGTCCTCGCCGACGACTCCGGCGTCACCGTCGTGAACATCGCGGGACGGCGGCGCCTGGACTGGGCGGAGATCCTCCGGGTGAACCTCCGTACGGGCGACGCCTGGGTCTTCCTCGACCTCAGCGACGGCACCAGCCTGCCCGCGCTCGGCATCCAGCCCGGCATCGACAGGAAGCAGGCCATCGCCGACGCCCGCGCCCTGCGGGCCCTCGTCGAGGCCCGCTCGATCCGCGACCCCGAGAGCGCCCCCGGCCCGGATCAGGGCCGGCCGGACCAAGATCAGGGCTGA
- the hisG gene encoding ATP phosphoribosyltransferase, translating to MLRIAVPNKGSLSGPAAEMLHEAGYQQRRESKELRIVDPENEVEFFYLRPRDIAIYVSSGRLDIGVTGRDLLIDSGADAEEILPLGFARSTFRFAAKPGTAASVEDLKGRTVATSYEGIVAKHLAEQGVDASVVHLDGAVETAIELGVAEVIADVVETGTSLRNAGLEVFGDPIMKSEAIVIRRTGAEPDDVTEPKVQQFLRRLQGVLVARTYVMMDYDCRVEQLEKAVALTPGLESPTVSPLHNEGWVAVRAMVPSKEAQRIMDDLYDIGARAILTTAIHACRL from the coding sequence ATGCTGCGCATCGCCGTCCCCAACAAGGGTTCCCTGTCCGGCCCTGCGGCGGAGATGCTGCATGAGGCCGGCTACCAGCAGCGCCGCGAGTCCAAGGAACTGCGCATCGTCGACCCGGAGAACGAGGTCGAGTTCTTCTACCTCCGCCCCCGCGACATCGCGATCTACGTCTCCTCCGGCCGCCTCGACATCGGCGTCACCGGCCGCGACCTGCTCATCGACTCCGGAGCCGACGCCGAGGAGATCCTCCCGCTCGGCTTCGCCCGCTCCACCTTCCGCTTCGCCGCCAAGCCCGGCACGGCGGCCTCCGTCGAGGACCTCAAGGGCCGCACCGTCGCGACCTCCTACGAGGGCATCGTCGCCAAGCACCTCGCCGAGCAGGGCGTCGACGCCTCCGTCGTCCACCTGGACGGCGCAGTCGAGACCGCCATCGAACTGGGCGTCGCCGAGGTCATCGCCGACGTCGTCGAGACCGGCACCTCACTGCGCAACGCCGGCCTCGAGGTCTTCGGCGACCCCATCATGAAGTCCGAGGCCATCGTGATCCGCCGCACCGGCGCCGAGCCCGACGACGTCACCGAACCGAAGGTCCAGCAGTTCCTGCGCCGCCTCCAGGGCGTCCTGGTCGCCCGGACCTACGTGATGATGGACTACGACTGCCGGGTCGAACAGCTCGAGAAGGCCGTCGCCCTCACCCCCGGCCTGGAGTCCCCGACCGTCTCCCCGCTGCACAACGAGGGATGGGTCGCCGTCCGCGCCATGGTCCCCTCCAAGGAGGCCCAGCGCATCATGGACGACCTCTACGACATCGGCGCCCGGGCCATCCTGACCACGGCCATCCACGCCTGCCGCCTCTGA
- a CDS encoding hemolysin family protein translates to MSVLQLVFAGLLVLANGFFVGAEFALVSVRRSQIEPLGTVRARQVLHGLERLPQMMAAAQFGITVCSLTLGAVAEPTVAHLLEPVFESMHLPHGMVHPLGYVIALAAVVFFHLVIGEMVPKNLAMAAPEKAALWLGPGLVAFARLCRPITVALGACAGAILRLFHVEPKDEVEAVVTSEQLNRLLEDSGQAGLLGPEEQERLEDALELGSRPVTDVLLGRESLVTVGPSVTPGEIVELTARTGYSRFPIAAETGAFMGYLHVKDVLDLEDSERAVPQQVWRPMTTLRPELPLDDALTVMRRAATHLAQVADASGRVLGLVALEDVLELLVGEVTDPAHRAVPEVRLREPRATGTPEQALAT, encoded by the coding sequence ATGAGCGTCCTCCAACTGGTCTTCGCCGGCCTGCTCGTCCTCGCCAACGGCTTCTTCGTCGGCGCCGAGTTCGCGCTCGTCTCCGTCCGCCGCAGCCAGATCGAACCCCTGGGCACCGTGCGGGCCCGCCAGGTCCTGCACGGTCTGGAGCGGCTGCCGCAGATGATGGCCGCCGCCCAGTTCGGCATCACCGTCTGTTCCCTCACCCTGGGCGCGGTCGCCGAACCGACGGTGGCGCATCTGCTGGAGCCGGTCTTCGAGTCGATGCACCTCCCGCACGGCATGGTCCACCCGCTGGGCTATGTCATCGCGCTGGCCGCCGTGGTCTTCTTCCATCTTGTGATCGGCGAGATGGTCCCGAAGAACCTCGCCATGGCGGCCCCCGAGAAGGCCGCGCTATGGCTCGGCCCCGGTCTGGTCGCCTTCGCCCGGCTCTGCCGGCCGATCACCGTCGCGCTCGGAGCCTGCGCCGGGGCCATCCTGCGGCTCTTCCACGTCGAGCCGAAGGACGAGGTGGAGGCCGTCGTCACCAGCGAGCAGCTCAACCGCCTGCTGGAGGACTCCGGACAGGCCGGCCTCCTCGGCCCCGAGGAGCAGGAGCGCCTGGAGGACGCGCTGGAACTGGGCTCGCGCCCGGTGACGGACGTCCTGCTCGGGCGGGAGTCGCTGGTGACCGTCGGCCCGTCGGTCACGCCGGGCGAGATCGTGGAGCTGACCGCCCGCACCGGCTACTCCCGGTTCCCGATCGCCGCGGAGACCGGCGCCTTCATGGGCTATCTCCATGTGAAGGACGTCCTCGACCTGGAGGACTCCGAGCGGGCGGTGCCGCAGCAGGTGTGGCGTCCGATGACCACCCTGCGCCCGGAACTCCCGCTGGACGACGCGCTCACGGTGATGCGCCGCGCGGCGACCCATCTGGCACAGGTCGCGGACGCCTCCGGCCGGGTGCTGGGACTGGTCGCCCTGGAGGACGTTTTGGAGCTGCTGGTCGGCGAGGTCACGGACCCGGCGCACCGGGCGGTCCCGGAGGTCCGGCTGAGGGAACCGAGAGCCACGGGCACCCCGGAACAGGCCCTGGCCACCTGA
- a CDS encoding ROK family transcriptional regulator — MRASPSTARAINDRLALRLLQDEGPLTAAQLKLLTGLSRPTVSDLVERLAASGLIEVVGETGARRRGPNARLYGIAAGRAQLAALDVRTESVAVLVSDLVGRVLAEASVPIGGDTGTGPAVEQAVTLVERAAKEAGAGRLHTVGIGVPGLIDPASGELRTSSGLPAWHRRLVAELQERLPKARVSVENETNLAALAERGEGAARDHDTFVLLWLGHGTGAAVVLDGRLRRGASGGTGEIGFLPVPGTSGLPSATDCEGGFHSLAGAAAITALAGEYGIDAGAGAETDGASAGAAVVREAVRSVSDAGASTASSAAAEGFLDALAERLALGAASVVAVLDPGCVVLGGEVGQAGGPELAGRVARRLRTMTPLPTEVRPSVLGGGAVLRGALLTAREAAQETLFTTP; from the coding sequence ATGCGCGCATCACCGAGCACCGCACGGGCCATCAACGACCGGCTCGCCCTGCGCCTGCTCCAGGACGAAGGCCCGCTGACGGCCGCGCAGTTGAAACTGCTCACCGGACTCTCCCGGCCGACAGTCTCCGACCTCGTCGAACGCCTCGCCGCCTCCGGCCTGATCGAGGTCGTCGGCGAGACCGGCGCCCGGCGGCGCGGCCCGAACGCCCGGCTCTACGGCATCGCCGCCGGCCGCGCCCAGCTCGCGGCGCTGGACGTACGCACCGAGAGCGTCGCCGTCCTCGTCTCCGACCTGGTCGGCCGGGTCCTCGCCGAGGCGTCCGTGCCGATCGGCGGCGACACCGGCACCGGGCCCGCCGTGGAGCAGGCGGTCACGCTGGTCGAGCGCGCGGCGAAGGAGGCGGGGGCCGGCCGGCTGCACACCGTCGGCATCGGCGTGCCCGGCCTGATCGACCCGGCCAGCGGCGAGCTGCGCACCTCCTCCGGGCTGCCCGCATGGCACCGGCGCCTGGTCGCCGAGCTGCAGGAACGCCTCCCGAAGGCGCGGGTGAGCGTCGAGAACGAGACCAACCTCGCCGCGCTGGCCGAGCGGGGCGAGGGCGCCGCCCGGGACCACGACACCTTCGTGCTGCTCTGGCTGGGCCACGGCACCGGCGCCGCCGTCGTCCTCGACGGCCGGCTGCGCCGCGGCGCCTCCGGAGGCACCGGCGAGATCGGCTTCCTGCCGGTGCCGGGCACCTCGGGACTGCCCTCGGCGACGGACTGCGAGGGCGGCTTCCACTCCCTGGCCGGGGCGGCGGCGATCACCGCGCTGGCGGGGGAGTACGGGATCGACGCGGGGGCGGGAGCGGAGACGGACGGTGCCTCTGCCGGGGCGGCGGTCGTCAGGGAGGCGGTGCGGTCGGTTTCGGACGCCGGCGCCTCGACGGCTTCCTCCGCCGCGGCCGAGGGTTTTCTCGACGCGCTGGCCGAGCGGCTCGCCCTGGGCGCCGCCTCCGTCGTCGCCGTCCTCGACCCCGGGTGCGTGGTCCTGGGCGGTGAGGTCGGGCAGGCGGGCGGCCCCGAGCTGGCGGGCCGGGTGGCCCGCAGGCTGCGGACCATGACCCCGCTGCCCACCGAGGTGCGGCCCAGCGTCCTGGGCGGCGGCGCGGTGCTGCGCGGCGCGCTGCTCACCGCGCGCGAGGCCGCCCAGGAGACGCTGTTCACGACACCGTGA
- a CDS encoding RNA polymerase sigma-70 factor — MTTAIADEFETHRPRLFGLAYRMLGSAHEAEDTVQDAYLRFSGADRDVIEYPAAWLATTVTRLCLTRLTSARARRESYVGDWLPEPVVTSDGTLGPLESAEQRDAVSLAMLVLLERLTPTERAVYVLREAFAYGHREIADTLGLSEANCRQLYRRAEQRLSAREGRFEAAPARQEELVDSFLSAARNGDLAGLERILAEDVTWWSDGGGKAKAALRPILGRAKVLRFLAGVLKGATPGTTLESAELNGAPALLALDGDGTLVTTFSFVCGADGITGVRAVANPDKLDFVRRQLGQV; from the coding sequence ATGACGACCGCGATCGCCGACGAGTTCGAGACGCACCGGCCCAGGCTGTTCGGTCTGGCCTATCGGATGCTGGGCTCGGCCCATGAGGCCGAGGACACGGTCCAGGACGCCTATCTGCGGTTCAGCGGCGCCGACCGGGACGTGATCGAGTACCCGGCCGCCTGGCTCGCCACCACCGTCACCCGTCTGTGTCTGACCCGGCTGACCTCGGCCCGCGCGCGGCGCGAGAGCTATGTCGGGGACTGGCTGCCCGAGCCGGTCGTCACCTCCGACGGCACGCTCGGCCCGCTGGAGTCGGCCGAACAGCGCGACGCCGTCTCCCTGGCGATGCTCGTGCTGCTGGAGCGGCTCACTCCGACGGAGCGCGCGGTGTACGTCCTGCGCGAGGCGTTCGCCTACGGGCACCGGGAGATCGCCGACACGCTCGGCCTGAGCGAGGCCAACTGCCGTCAGCTCTACCGGCGGGCGGAGCAGCGGCTTTCGGCACGGGAGGGGCGGTTCGAGGCGGCGCCCGCGCGCCAGGAGGAGCTGGTCGACTCGTTCCTGTCGGCCGCGAGGAACGGCGATCTGGCCGGCCTCGAACGGATCCTCGCCGAGGACGTCACCTGGTGGAGCGACGGCGGCGGCAAGGCCAAGGCGGCGCTGCGGCCCATCCTGGGACGCGCGAAGGTGCTGCGCTTCCTGGCCGGGGTGCTCAAGGGCGCCACGCCCGGTACGACCCTGGAGTCCGCCGAGCTGAACGGCGCCCCCGCGCTGCTGGCCCTGGACGGCGACGGCACGCTGGTCACCACCTTCTCCTTCGTGTGCGGCGCGGACGGCATCACGGGCGTGCGGGCCGTGGCCAACCCCGACAAGCTGGACTTCGTACGGCGTCAGCTCGGACAGGTGTGA
- a CDS encoding phosphoribosyl-ATP diphosphatase: MSKKTFEELFAELQQKAASGDPATSRTAELVEKGVHAIGKKVVEEAAEVWMAAEYEGKEAAAEEISQLLYHVQVMMVARGISLDDVYAHL; the protein is encoded by the coding sequence ATGTCCAAGAAGACGTTCGAGGAGCTCTTCGCCGAGCTCCAGCAGAAGGCCGCCAGTGGCGATCCCGCCACCTCCCGCACCGCAGAACTGGTCGAGAAGGGCGTCCATGCCATCGGCAAGAAGGTCGTCGAAGAGGCCGCCGAGGTCTGGATGGCCGCCGAGTACGAGGGCAAGGAAGCCGCCGCCGAGGAGATCTCGCAACTGCTCTACCACGTCCAGGTGATGATGGTGGCCCGCGGAATCTCCCTGGACGACGTGTACGCCCACCTGTAG
- a CDS encoding hemolysin family protein, which produces MTIPLLLLAAAFLLILANGFFVAAEFGLVTVDRPDAEKAAAEGDRRARTVVESLKELSFQLSGTQLGITITSLVVGMLAEPALAALLRGPFTAVGIPEGAVGGVAVVVGMLLASAVQMVVGELVPKNWAVSRPLQVARFVAGPQHAFSRLFRPVIAALNTVANRLVRALGVEPTEELASARTPGELVSLARHSAQAGALEQDTADLFVRTLSLAELTAQHVMTPRVKVSALQASATAEDVVNLTRATGLSRFPVYRDKIDEIVGMAHLKDALAVPVHDRLRTPVSRIARPALQVPETLPVQPLLSRLRSEQPIAVVVDEYGGTAGVVTLEDIVEEIVGEVRDEHDGQDIPELAAAPPEEGRPAWDVDGSCRVDTLQRIGLHVPEGPYETVAGLVADLLGRIPAVGDRAELPGWRLSVRRVGHYRAERIRLVRTGAVVEVAR; this is translated from the coding sequence ATGACCATCCCCCTGCTGCTCCTGGCAGCCGCGTTCCTGCTCATCCTGGCCAACGGCTTCTTCGTGGCCGCCGAGTTCGGCCTCGTCACGGTCGACCGCCCGGACGCCGAGAAGGCCGCCGCCGAAGGCGACCGCCGTGCCCGTACGGTCGTGGAGTCGCTGAAGGAGCTGTCCTTCCAGCTCTCGGGCACCCAGCTCGGCATCACCATCACCTCCCTGGTCGTCGGCATGCTCGCCGAACCCGCCCTCGCCGCACTGCTGCGCGGCCCGTTCACGGCCGTCGGCATCCCCGAGGGGGCCGTCGGCGGTGTCGCCGTGGTCGTCGGCATGCTGCTGGCCTCCGCCGTCCAGATGGTGGTCGGCGAACTCGTGCCGAAGAACTGGGCGGTGTCCAGGCCCCTCCAGGTGGCCCGGTTCGTGGCCGGCCCGCAGCACGCCTTCTCCCGTCTGTTCCGGCCGGTCATCGCCGCCCTGAACACGGTCGCCAACCGGCTGGTGCGCGCCCTGGGCGTGGAGCCCACAGAGGAGCTGGCGTCCGCCCGCACCCCCGGTGAACTGGTCTCCCTGGCCCGCCATTCGGCCCAGGCCGGCGCCCTCGAACAGGACACGGCCGATCTCTTCGTCCGCACCCTGTCCCTGGCCGAGCTGACCGCGCAGCACGTCATGACCCCGCGCGTGAAGGTCAGCGCCCTCCAGGCGTCGGCCACCGCCGAGGACGTGGTCAACCTGACCCGCGCCACCGGCCTGTCCCGCTTCCCCGTCTACCGCGACAAGATCGACGAGATCGTCGGCATGGCCCATCTGAAGGACGCCCTCGCGGTCCCGGTCCACGACCGGCTGCGCACCCCCGTCTCCCGGATCGCCCGCCCCGCCCTCCAGGTCCCCGAGACCCTGCCGGTCCAGCCCCTGCTGTCCCGGCTGCGCAGCGAGCAGCCCATCGCCGTCGTCGTCGACGAGTACGGCGGCACGGCCGGAGTGGTCACCCTGGAGGACATCGTCGAGGAGATCGTCGGCGAGGTCCGCGACGAGCACGACGGCCAGGACATCCCCGAACTGGCCGCCGCCCCGCCCGAGGAGGGCAGACCCGCCTGGGACGTCGACGGCAGTTGCCGTGTCGACACCCTCCAGCGGATAGGACTGCACGTCCCCGAGGGCCCCTACGAGACGGTCGCCGGGCTCGTCGCCGACCTGCTCGGCCGGATCCCGGCCGTCGGCGACCGCGCCGAGCTGCCCGGCTGGCGGCTCTCGGTGCGCCGGGTCGGCCACTACCGGGCCGAGCGGATCCGCCTGGTGCGGACCGGCGCGGTCGTGGAGGTCGCCCGATGA
- a CDS encoding nicotinamide mononucleotide transporter family protein codes for MNSLNSEAFTVLDQHILWSDMIGNILGLTALALGWRRSLWSWPVQFLSGLILFGAFYGHLTGSAGKQAVVMAVALYGWWRWNRDKDGAADGHITPRFATWRERAAMLGAAALGTVAVALLFTAYPSLSWDPWPDAYIFVGTVVAMYAQARGMVEFWFAWLLVDLVGVPLNFANGYAFSGFVYVIYGALVLWGMRDWWLRSRRGARPALEGAPA; via the coding sequence GTGAACTCCCTCAACTCCGAGGCGTTCACCGTTCTCGACCAGCACATCCTCTGGTCGGACATGATCGGCAACATCCTCGGTCTGACCGCCCTCGCCCTCGGCTGGCGGCGCTCCCTGTGGAGCTGGCCCGTCCAGTTCCTCTCCGGCCTGATCCTCTTCGGCGCCTTCTACGGCCACCTCACCGGCAGCGCCGGCAAGCAGGCCGTCGTCATGGCCGTCGCCCTGTACGGCTGGTGGCGGTGGAACCGCGACAAGGACGGCGCCGCCGACGGCCACATCACCCCGCGCTTCGCCACCTGGCGCGAACGCGCGGCGATGCTCGGCGCCGCCGCCCTCGGCACCGTCGCCGTGGCCCTGCTCTTCACGGCCTACCCCAGCCTGTCCTGGGACCCCTGGCCGGACGCCTACATCTTCGTCGGCACCGTCGTCGCCATGTACGCCCAGGCGCGCGGCATGGTCGAGTTCTGGTTCGCCTGGCTCCTCGTCGACCTGGTCGGCGTCCCCCTCAACTTCGCCAACGGCTACGCCTTCTCCGGCTTCGTCTACGTCATCTACGGCGCGCTCGTCCTGTGGGGCATGCGCGACTGGTGGCTGCGCTCCCGCCGGGGCGCGCGGCCCGCTCTGGAAGGAGCGCCGGCATGA